The following are from one region of the Sandaracinus amylolyticus genome:
- the rpsU gene encoding 30S ribosomal protein S21, whose product MSEETQQRPDGAPAQNGEAIQVGDAVQCKPVEVVVGEKGVERAIKHLKRKMAAEGILRELKRRRHYMKPSVKRRKKESEAARRRRKREKQLQAR is encoded by the coding sequence GTGAGCGAGGAGACGCAGCAGCGCCCGGACGGCGCCCCGGCGCAGAACGGGGAAGCGATCCAGGTCGGCGACGCGGTGCAGTGCAAGCCCGTCGAGGTCGTGGTCGGTGAGAAGGGCGTCGAGCGCGCGATCAAGCACCTCAAGCGCAAGATGGCCGCCGAGGGCATCCTCCGTGAGCTCAAGCGCCGCCGGCACTACATGAAGCCGTCGGTGAAGCGCCGGAAGAAGGAGTCCGAGGCCGCGCGTCGCCGCCGCAAGCGCGAGAAGCAGCTCCAGGCGCGCTGA
- a CDS encoding glycoside hydrolase family 15 protein, translating into MDLYSAASRLSRPFVITEDDRDPIRVARRLGIAARGIIGDGLTCALVRVDGVIDWCCMPRFDSPSCFGAVLDPERGGSTSIQPVRRPFESLQRYDPDTNVLETLFRVPGEGVVRITDYMPWTDDPRAAIHEIHRRVECVEGRVELEIVFDPRFDYGATETTLEHGERGVLARGASGDRMVAVVRDARWSARERGSGLATRVTLKKGERRWMVLSYAGRSPEPIEAYRPFDHLRATRRAWRQWTGHVTYDGPWRHHVVRSALLMKLLTYAPTGAIVAAPTTSLPEWIGNTRNWDYRYTWTRDAAMAVHALNLVGCQREAREFFYFVRDCMEREGGLQVMYAIDGLAVPDEKVLDHLRGFADSRPVRIGNGAKTQLQLDATGPLVDAASMFERMGGSLTLRTWRHLRDVVETVRCRWHEPDHGIWEPRSGEKHNVDSKAMCWVALDRGARIARLFGDLAQEHAWSDAAREVQADVLRSALDPTGKRLTAAYGVDVPDAALLRLPLHGFLEPRHPYVVETTEWVRKELSVGSFLYRYRLDTDDGVGGDEGAFLLCGFWLAENLALQGRLDEALEIFVAHAEASNHVGLLAEEIDPSNGMLLGNFPQAFSHLGLVNAALRIDLGMRLRDEGSHAAPHLMTF; encoded by the coding sequence ATGGACCTCTACAGTGCCGCCTCGCGCCTCTCGCGCCCTTTCGTCATCACCGAGGACGACCGCGATCCGATCCGCGTGGCACGACGCCTCGGCATCGCGGCACGTGGGATCATCGGCGACGGCCTCACCTGCGCGCTGGTGCGCGTCGACGGCGTGATCGACTGGTGCTGCATGCCGCGCTTCGACAGCCCGAGCTGCTTCGGCGCGGTGCTCGATCCCGAGCGCGGCGGGAGCACGTCGATCCAGCCGGTGCGCCGTCCGTTCGAGTCGCTGCAGCGCTACGACCCCGACACCAACGTCCTCGAGACGCTGTTCCGCGTGCCCGGCGAGGGCGTGGTCCGCATCACCGACTACATGCCGTGGACCGACGATCCGCGCGCCGCGATCCACGAGATCCATCGCCGCGTGGAGTGCGTCGAGGGCCGCGTCGAGCTCGAGATCGTCTTCGATCCGCGCTTCGACTACGGCGCGACCGAGACCACGCTCGAGCACGGCGAGCGCGGCGTGCTGGCGCGCGGCGCGAGCGGCGATCGCATGGTCGCGGTGGTGCGCGACGCGAGGTGGAGCGCGCGCGAGCGAGGCTCGGGGCTCGCGACGCGGGTGACGCTCAAGAAGGGCGAGCGCAGGTGGATGGTGCTCTCGTACGCGGGTCGCTCGCCCGAGCCGATCGAGGCGTACCGTCCGTTCGATCACCTGCGCGCGACGCGCCGCGCGTGGCGCCAGTGGACCGGCCACGTGACCTACGACGGCCCGTGGCGGCACCACGTCGTGCGCTCCGCGCTGCTGATGAAGCTGCTCACGTACGCGCCCACCGGCGCGATCGTCGCGGCGCCGACGACCTCGCTGCCCGAGTGGATCGGCAACACGCGCAACTGGGACTACCGCTACACCTGGACGCGCGACGCCGCGATGGCGGTGCACGCGCTCAACCTCGTCGGCTGTCAGCGCGAGGCACGCGAGTTCTTCTACTTCGTGCGCGACTGCATGGAGCGCGAGGGCGGCCTCCAGGTGATGTACGCGATCGACGGGCTCGCGGTGCCCGACGAGAAGGTGCTCGATCACCTGCGCGGGTTCGCCGACAGCCGCCCGGTGCGCATCGGCAACGGCGCGAAGACGCAGCTGCAGCTCGACGCGACGGGCCCGCTCGTCGACGCCGCGTCGATGTTCGAGCGCATGGGCGGCTCGCTCACGCTGCGCACCTGGCGCCACCTGCGCGACGTGGTCGAGACCGTGCGCTGTCGCTGGCACGAGCCGGATCACGGCATCTGGGAGCCGCGCAGCGGCGAGAAGCACAACGTCGACAGCAAGGCGATGTGCTGGGTCGCGCTCGATCGCGGCGCGCGCATCGCGCGGCTCTTCGGCGACCTCGCGCAGGAGCACGCGTGGAGCGACGCCGCGCGCGAGGTGCAGGCCGACGTGCTGCGCTCCGCGCTCGACCCCACCGGCAAGCGGCTGACCGCGGCGTACGGCGTCGACGTGCCCGACGCGGCGCTGCTGCGCCTGCCGCTGCACGGCTTCCTCGAGCCGCGCCATCCCTACGTCGTCGAGACCACCGAGTGGGTGCGCAAGGAGCTCTCGGTCGGCTCGTTCCTCTACCGATATCGACTCGACACCGACGACGGAGTGGGCGGCGACGAGGGCGCGTTCCTGCTCTGCGGCTTCTGGCTCGCCGAGAACCTCGCGCTGCAGGGCCGGCTCGACGAGGCGCTCGAGATCTTCGTCGCGCACGCCGAGGCCTCGAACCACGTCGGCCTGCTCGCGGAGGAGATCGACCCGTCGAACGGCATGCTCCTGGGCAACTTCCCCCAGGCGTTCAGCCACCTCGGCCTGGTCAACGCGGCGCTCCGGATCGACCTCGGGATGCGCCTCCGCGACGAGGGCTCGCACGCCGCGCCGCACCTCATGACCTTCTGA
- the clpB gene encoding ATP-dependent chaperone ClpB, with the protein MRLDRLTTKTREALAAAMQIATEMGNPELYPEHVVLALLSQDGGVAAPVVQKAGADPRALVEAMKQRLATMPKVKGGAEPALSRRTRQLLTDAWKETEALKDEYTSAEHVLLAITAQRGDDLTKIFEQRGLTRDKVLAALNEVRGSQRVTDAEPEGKYQALEKYTRDLTKAARGGKIDPVIGRDEEIRRVIQVLSRRTKNNPVLIGEPGVGKTAIVEGIAHRVAQGDVPESLRDKRVLALDLGAMVAGAKYRGEFEDRLKAVLKEIESAAGGVILFIDELHTLVGAGAAEGAMDASNMLKPALARGELRAIGATTLDEYRKHIEKDAALARRFQPVFVGQPTVSDTINILRGLKERYEVHHGIRIQDPAIVAAAVLSDRYITDRFLPDKAIDLVDEAASRLKMEIESLPTEIDQVERKIVTLEVEKQALKKESDPASKKRLSELEIELSELNEKKSGMRAQWLREKELIEAIRESKQEVEDLKVDLERAQRTRDYEAAARIQHGEIPESERRVKEAQQKLAEVQREKSFLKEEVTEEDIAAVVSKWTGVPVSKMLESERAKLLHMEDKLRTRVVGQDLALVAVGNAVRRSRAGLGDPSRPIGSFLFLGPTGVGKTELARALAEFLFDDERAMVRIDMSEYMEKHAVSRLIGAPPGYVGYEEGGQLTEPVRRRPYSVILFDEVEKAHPDVWNVLLQVLDDGRLTDGQGRTVDFRNTVIVMTSNVGSTHTLALDDDEGIRVAVMDEVRAHFRPEFLNRLDEIVVFKRLGREQIRGIVEIQLRRFAQRLGDRELGLDITDAAKDLLGEVGYDPVFGARPLKRAIQKHLENKLAEDILAGRFEPGDTIVVDRSGDELTFRRRRADGATEAATRIEA; encoded by the coding sequence ATGCGACTCGACCGACTGACCACCAAGACGCGCGAGGCGCTCGCAGCGGCGATGCAGATCGCCACCGAGATGGGCAACCCGGAGCTCTATCCCGAGCACGTCGTGCTCGCGTTGCTCTCGCAAGACGGCGGCGTCGCCGCGCCCGTCGTGCAGAAGGCGGGCGCCGATCCGCGCGCGCTCGTCGAGGCGATGAAGCAGCGCCTCGCCACCATGCCGAAGGTGAAGGGCGGCGCCGAGCCCGCGCTCTCGCGGCGCACCCGGCAGCTCCTCACCGACGCGTGGAAGGAGACCGAGGCGCTCAAGGACGAGTACACGAGCGCCGAGCACGTGCTGCTCGCGATCACCGCGCAGCGCGGCGACGATCTCACGAAGATCTTCGAGCAGCGCGGCCTCACGCGCGACAAGGTGCTCGCCGCGCTCAACGAGGTGCGGGGCAGCCAGCGCGTCACCGACGCCGAGCCCGAGGGCAAGTACCAGGCGCTCGAGAAGTACACGCGCGATCTCACGAAGGCGGCGCGCGGCGGGAAGATCGATCCCGTGATCGGCCGCGACGAGGAGATCCGCCGCGTGATCCAGGTGCTCTCGCGCCGCACCAAGAACAACCCGGTGCTCATCGGCGAGCCCGGCGTGGGCAAGACCGCGATCGTCGAGGGCATCGCGCACCGCGTGGCGCAGGGCGACGTGCCCGAGTCGCTCAGGGACAAGCGCGTGCTCGCGCTCGACCTCGGCGCGATGGTCGCGGGCGCGAAGTACCGCGGCGAGTTCGAGGATCGCCTGAAGGCCGTGCTCAAGGAGATCGAGAGCGCGGCGGGCGGCGTGATCCTCTTCATCGACGAGCTCCACACGCTCGTCGGTGCGGGCGCGGCCGAGGGCGCGATGGACGCGTCGAACATGCTCAAGCCCGCTCTGGCGCGCGGCGAGCTCCGCGCGATCGGCGCGACGACGCTCGACGAGTACCGCAAGCACATCGAGAAGGACGCCGCGCTCGCGCGTCGCTTCCAGCCGGTGTTCGTCGGTCAGCCGACGGTCTCCGACACGATCAACATCCTGCGCGGCCTCAAGGAGCGCTACGAGGTCCACCACGGCATCCGCATCCAGGACCCGGCGATCGTCGCCGCCGCGGTGCTGAGCGATCGCTACATCACCGATCGCTTCCTGCCCGACAAGGCGATCGATCTCGTCGACGAGGCGGCGTCGCGACTGAAGATGGAGATCGAGTCGCTGCCGACCGAGATCGATCAGGTCGAGCGCAAGATCGTCACCCTCGAGGTCGAGAAGCAGGCGCTCAAGAAGGAGAGCGATCCCGCCTCGAAGAAGCGCCTTTCCGAGCTCGAGATCGAGCTCAGCGAGCTCAACGAGAAGAAGAGCGGGATGCGCGCCCAGTGGCTCCGCGAGAAGGAGCTGATCGAGGCGATCCGCGAGTCGAAGCAGGAGGTCGAGGACCTCAAGGTCGACCTCGAGCGCGCGCAGCGCACGCGCGACTACGAAGCGGCCGCGCGCATCCAGCACGGCGAGATCCCCGAGTCCGAGCGCCGCGTGAAGGAGGCGCAGCAGAAGCTCGCGGAGGTGCAGCGCGAGAAGAGCTTCCTCAAGGAGGAAGTGACCGAGGAGGACATCGCCGCGGTGGTCTCGAAGTGGACCGGCGTGCCGGTGAGCAAGATGCTCGAGAGCGAGCGCGCGAAGCTCCTCCACATGGAGGACAAGCTCCGCACGCGCGTGGTCGGTCAGGACCTGGCGCTGGTCGCGGTGGGCAACGCGGTGCGTCGCTCGCGGGCGGGGCTCGGTGATCCGAGCCGTCCCATCGGCAGCTTCCTGTTCCTCGGCCCGACCGGCGTCGGCAAGACCGAGCTCGCGCGCGCGCTCGCCGAGTTCTTGTTCGACGACGAGCGCGCGATGGTCCGCATCGACATGAGCGAGTACATGGAGAAGCACGCGGTGTCGCGACTCATCGGCGCGCCGCCCGGCTACGTCGGGTACGAGGAGGGCGGTCAGCTCACCGAGCCGGTGCGTCGCCGGCCCTACTCCGTGATCCTCTTCGACGAGGTCGAGAAGGCGCACCCCGACGTGTGGAACGTGCTGCTCCAGGTGCTCGACGACGGGCGCCTGACCGACGGCCAGGGACGCACCGTCGACTTCCGCAACACCGTCATCGTGATGACCAGCAACGTCGGCTCGACGCACACGCTCGCGCTCGACGACGACGAGGGCATCCGCGTCGCGGTGATGGACGAGGTGCGCGCGCACTTCCGGCCGGAGTTCCTGAACCGCCTCGACGAGATCGTCGTGTTCAAGCGGCTCGGTCGCGAGCAGATCCGCGGCATCGTCGAGATCCAGCTGCGTCGCTTCGCGCAGCGGCTCGGGGATCGCGAGCTCGGGCTCGACATCACCGACGCGGCGAAGGACCTGCTCGGCGAGGTCGGCTACGACCCGGTGTTCGGCGCGCGACCGCTCAAGCGCGCGATCCAGAAGCACCTCGAGAACAAGCTCGCGGAGGACATCCTCGCGGGTCGCTTCGAGCCCGGCGACACGATCGTCGTGGACCGCAGCGGCGACGAGCTGACGTTCCGACGCCGCCGCGCCGACGGCGCGACCGAGGCGGCGACGCGCATCGAAGCCTGA